The DNA window AGGCCGTGGCCGACCTTCTCAAAATCGATCTCCGTCACACCGGCATAGGAACTGAACGCTGACATTGTTATTTTTAAGGGCTTCATCGTCTCACTCCTCTCGTTCGGCCAAGCGGCGGCCTCATTCTATCTCCTCCAGCACGCCGCGCAGAATCGTTTCCTGCTCCCCGGTCATGGGGCAGTGCCGGATTGCCTCATAAAACCTGCAAAATGCTTCAAAGGGATCCGGAATTTTTATTTCTTCCCCATCCTCCATCAGCTTTTTCCTGGTTCTCTCGTTATCAATCCTTATTTCCAGAATCCGGTCATATGCCTCCTGAAGCTGATCCTTCATATCGTATGCTTCCGTCTCGTCGGTCAGGGTGATGCTGACAAAGTCTCCCCTTCTCTCCCCGTCGGACGCGGCCAGGACGTCCTCCAGGGGGCCCCTGATCCTGCGGACATCGGGACGGCATATCAGAGGCAGGCTCTCCGTCTTCAGAGTGCCCTTCTCCTCCAGCGTGACCATCATGACCGCCTTGTGATGATGCTCCTCGCTGACCGAATATTTGTAAGGAGTGCCGCTGTAGCGGAACCTCTCCTCCCCCACCTTCTGAGGCCCATGCAGATGTCCCAGGGCCGCATAGTCGAATGCGGACAGTGCGGATACATCGATCTGATCAAGGCCGCCCGACGTCAATATCACGGACTCAGAATCGCACACCGACGGTTCACCGGTCCCCGATACAAAAAACTGGTGCGCCAGAAGCACATTTCTTTCCTCTTTGCTGATCTCCTCGCGCTCCAGCACGGCCCGGAATGCGCTGTCGTAGCCCGTCACCTTTCCCTCCTCAAACAGATGGCGCACATAGCCCGGTTTGATAAAGGGAAACAGATAAAAGTTTACCTTTCCCCACTCATCCTCCAGCGTAATCTTTTTAAGCCTGTCCTCCGGCGAAGACGGCGGCAGGGCGGAGATATGGATCTGATGACGCCCTAAAAAAGAAGAGGCGTAGGAAAGCCTCTCCGGTGAATCATGATTGCCGGCTATAATCAGGACCGGCATAGACGGCCGGACGGCGGACAGACAGTTTAAAAATAAATCAAATACCGTATACGCCTCGGCCGAAGGAACCGATTTATCGTAAATATCCCCGCAGATGAGGACGGCATCCGGCCTTTGGTCTGCCGCGTATTCAACAATCTGCGCCAGTGCGCTCTCCTGGCTGTCCTTTAAGCCGTATCCGTTCATCTGCCTGCCGATATGCAAATCCGATATATGAAAAAATTTCAAACTTATGCCTCCTTAGCCGTTCAGCCGCTGTTTTCTGTTAACATCAGTCCGGTCTTCCCCGTTTCGTTCTGCCGTACGTTCTCCCGTCCCGATGTTAATTGTTTTCCTCTGTTGTCGTTTCTTCTGTCACCGCTTCCCCTGTCCCGCTGCTCAGGGAATCCCCGCTCATACTGCCTGACGTCTCCGGAATCTGTCTGCCGGAGGGCAGAACCTCCAGTTGAATCACGCAGTCCGTCTCATTATCTCCGTAAAAGACAGGGATCCTGTATATTCCCGGCGTATTGAAATCGCACTCACTTAAATCATAACTGAATTTAGCCGGATTCAGTTTGCCGTCGGGAAAAAACTTGGCGGCATTCAGAGCCGGTACATCTCCGGCCGTCGTCTTGGCATAGAGCGTAATCTCCGAATTCCTGTCATAAAGCGCGGCCTCCGCCCCGGTTCTCGTTTTAAAAATCATAATCAGCATGCCGGCCAGCACGATACCTCCGAACATACTGATCTGGAACCATCTTCTTCCCCCTTTTAAGTTCCCTTTCATGCCTCCTGTCCTCTTTCTCATACCTGTCCCTTCTTCCAAATTCCATCCAAATTCCTTTGCTTTCAATAAACGGCATATTCATCTTCGCCCGGGCGCGCATCCTGCCCGGAGGGCTTTCACCATCCCAGGAGATTTTCCCATGCTATTTAAAACAGGCCGCTGTACGTTACTGTGCAGCGGCCCGTCCGGCAGAAAGCTTCTATTCCCCGCTTTCCGATCTCAATCGTAAATAATCAACGCCATGAATACCAGATCCGTATCCCCCTTATTTGCCATGCCGTGGCTGTATCCGTTGGGGGTAAAAGTCCGATCTCCGGGTACCACTGTGCGGATTGTACCATTGTCATTGTACTCTCCCTCACCCCTGATAATGTAATAGGTCTCGCTGTTGCCAACATGTTCATGATATCCGAGGGAACATCCTGGTGCAATCGTCACTTCCGAAAACATCTTGCCCTTGCCGTTCATCTCTTCTTCGTTCAGGATATATTTTACCGAGATCTCTCCGTCCCCGCCGTTGGCATTCTTTTTGATTACCGTTTCCATCACTGTCTGCCTCCTCTTATAACTTTCCTTCTTATACTGTTTATTATACTTGTTCTTTCCAATCTTTTCAATCACAAACGCCGTCCGGTTTACTCGTTTGTCAGCTTAAGTTTGTCCAGCACATGGAAAATCAGGCTCAGGATCATTCCGACCACACAGGCCAGGACCATTCCCGTCATCTGGATATTTCCGATGCTTAATTTGATACCCGAAAGACCGGTTACAAAGATGACCGACGTGAGGGCCAGATTCCTTGAATTGCCATAGTCAACCCTTGAATCCACCAGAATGCGGAGTCCGGACGTACCAATCATACCGTAGAGCAGGAAAGAAATTCCTCCGATGACCGGTCCCGGAATCGTGCTGATTAACATGGATAATTTACCGATAAAGGAACAAACGATGGAAAGCACGGCCGCACCGGCAATAACGCGGACACTATAGACCCTCGTCACGGCCATGACCCCGATATTCTCTCCATATGTGGTCGTCGGTACAGAGCCGATAAAACCGGACAGCATCGTGGAAAAATTATCTCCGAATAAGGAACGGTGAAGTCCCGGATCCTTTAAAAGGTCACGTCCCACAATCTTGCTGGTCACGACCTGATGGCCGATATGCTCCGACGTGATAACAAGGATGACCGGCAGAATAATCATAATCGCCTCCGGGTTAAATTTCGGGGAGGAGAAGTTGGGGATTGCAAAAACAGGGGCATTGGCCACCGGGGCAAAATCCACCAGTCCACAGGCAATGGCCGCCACATATCCCATAATGACTGCAATTAAGATTGGGATGACGGACAAAAATCCCCTGAACAAGATGGAGCCGAACACGGCAACTCCCAGTGTTACGAGGAAAACAATCATCTTTTTCGGGTCTATCACTTCATCCAGAAGTCCCGCGTTGTTTGCCGCCGTTCCGGACAGTTCCAGGCCAATCAGAGCCACAACCGGACCCATGGCCGCAGGAGGCAGCACGATGTCAATCCACTCCGAACCGAATTTGTAAATAATAAATGCAAGAATACAGCCGCAGAATCCGACCGCAACGAAACCGCCGAGCGCGTAGGCATAGCCGAACTTCTCAATGACAATCCCGGCAGGAGCCAGAAATGCAAAGCTGGAACCCAGATAAGCGGGCGCTTTTCCTTTCGTCACCAGGATAAACAGCAGGGTTCCCACACCATTCATGAATAAAACGATAGCCGGATTGATACCGAACAAAAACGGAACCAGCACCGATGCGCCGAACATGGCGAACATGTGCTGGATGCTGAGGGGCACCAGCAGGTTAAACGGCACTTTCTCCTCAACCTGAATAATACGATGACTTTCCATTTTTACCTCCCATATTCTTTTGTAAGATTTAGTGCAGGAAAATAGCGCAGGAAGAAACCTGTAGCACGATACTTCGGCCACTGCATCCTCCTGCGCTTATTCTGCAAGTTTCTTCTACATATTATGCCATAGACGGTCATATTCGTAAAGATTTTTTTAGAAATGGATTTCGTATTATTTACGGCCGGTCAGTGATTTGATATACCGGTATCCTTCTTCCGCCGCATTCTTCGGAGGTTGGGGACGGTACTTCTATCCAGTTATCATTTTTTCATTTTCAGTTCCGAGTACGGTATCGTTACTTCCGGGAATCCTTCCGCATACGATGCGATTTCATACGGTGCATAATAGAAAACCACACCCTCCGGAGTGATATAAAAGGCCGAATCAAAGCTTACGTCGTCCGCGATTGTGTGCTCCAGATCTTCCGGGGATTCAAAGGCAAAGTTTGTCTTCTCCGCCAGCTCCCTGAATGCCCTGCCCACAATGCTCTGAAGCTCCTCCACCGAATTATCGACAAGATCATTCAGCTTCATCCGCTCTCCCGTCTTACGGTTAAAGACAAAATAATCTTTGAAAGGCATATCGTGGGCTCCGCCCGAATATTCATAGCCGTCCGCCTCCACGCAGACCAGGTTATCATCGAGATAATTGATCGCCGCAATCTCATAAATAAGCGTCGACAAATGGAAATCGTCCCTGTAGCTCAGGGATTCATCCATATAAGACGCCATCTCGTCACTGTATGACAGCAGGGCGGCGCGGCGCTCCTCCATCGTGCGGTTCATCGCCTTTACCGCGTCACTGTCACCGTCAAAAACCATTGTCTCAATATAAATCTCCATCGCCGTTGTCCCACTGCCGGAGAACGGGATTTCTTTCTTCTCCGCCTCTACGTGCCCCAGTTCACGGATAGATGACTGATAGAGGGCCGGCTCCAGAAGTTTCTTCTCTTCCCCTGTGCCAAGGTCCGTCTTTCCAATATAAACTCCGTAGTCCTTGAGCTCCTGACAGTAGATGGAATCCTCCGAGACAAAAAAGTTACCGTCATAATCGTACATATTGAGCGTTCCAGGTTCCGTATTGATGGAAGCGGCTTTTGTAACCTCACCTGTTTCTGCATTCACCTTATAAAACCGAGTTCCCTCGCTGACGGTCTGGTAAACCTTGCTGGTCAGATAATAGAGGTAACCATCCCTGTATTGAATCAGCTGGGGATTGTCAGATGATGCAAAGAGGAGCGTCTTTTCAAGAGTTTTTGCATCATACCGGTAGCACTGGGTGTTTCCGCTGCCATCCTGGAACAGTACAAAAAATCCGTCTTTGTCAAACAGAACCGAGGAGGTGTTGGTCACCTCGGGCACCTCCTTCGCCCCGCTTCCATCGGCCCCGGCAATGACCAGACAGCTGTCATTCTGCACCGGCATATATCCATAGTGTTCCACCATAAAGGGCAGCATACCGCTGTAAAGCTCATGGCATCCTTCCGGGATGCGGCCGTACACGGTCTGATTAGAATCCAGCTCTTCTCCGAGGCTGCCGTCCTCTTTCAGTGCAAATGCCTGATTCATATTATATCCCCGGATATAGAGGACGTCCTCCGATGCGTAGATTCCGGAGGCCTGGTTCACCGGATCCATCAGATGCGTCTCCTCTCCGGTCTCCAGATCCTTTTTATAGAGGCCGTATACAAAGGCTCCGCCCTCTTCATCTGCCGAACTCACATCGTAATACAGATTCCCCCGGTAAACCCAGAAGGATTCGTTCGTCTCGCCCTCCTCAAATGTCTTTACCTGAGTCAGCTTGTCCGTCGCCTTGTCAAGGCTCCAGATAGAACCGTCATACTTAAAGAAAAGATGACGGCCGGATTCCACCATCGTCTCCGTGCTTCCCGTGGCCGTCAGGGTATCCTTCCTGATATCCACATCCTGAACCGCCCCGGTCCCCGGCACAGTCTCCGTCTCTGCCGTTGCAGCCGTCATATCCACTTCCACCTGCCGTTTGCAGCCGGTTACGGCAATCGGCATCAGCGCCGCCAGAGCCGTCACCGCGGCTGCGGCCGTATAATTTTTAATTTTTCTTTTTATCTTTATTCTTCTCACGTTAATCTCCTTACTGGTTCAATTACTTCTGATATTCTCCTGCTGCCATCCATTCTCTTCCAAATTCATGTTTGAATTTTCTTTTACGTCGCTTACAATAAGTGTAACTTTTTTTCATCAGCTTGTCAAAGAATGGGATGAATATTAATAGAACAGTAAGGATTTTAGTTGCTATTCACAGGTAATGTTCCGCGAGGCGTTTTCACGCGTAACTTGCGTGAAAATCTATCCGCCGAGTGCGCATTCTGCCCGGAAGGCTTTTGAATATCACAGGATCACTTTCCTGTGGTATAGAGAGACAGCCGGCTTGCAGCCGGGGCGGGAACCCTGACTGCAAATCGGCTGTCTCTCTTTATTCCATCACTTTCGTGATATTTATCTTTACTGTCCTATCTAATTCCAGAAATCCGTCTTATCTTCAAGCTGAATATCAGCAGCCTTAAATACAGGATTCTTTCCTGCTTTTTTCTGCTGGATATAGTCGTTCATGCAGCGAACGGCCGGTTTAGCGAGAAGGATGATGACCGGAAGGTTGATGATTGCCATCAGGCCCATCAGAACGTCCGCCGTATCCCAGGCAACGCCGAATTCGATCGTCGCGCCGAAGCATACAATCACTGCAGCCAGAATACGGAATCCGTGGAGCAGGTTCTTACTCGGTGTCTTATTGCAGATGAAGCCAAGGCCCATCTCCGCATAGTAGAAGTTTCCAATCAGTGTTGTAAATGCAAAGAGGCAGAGGGCTAACGTAATGAAAATCGTTCCGAAGCCGCCCAATGAATTGGCCACTGCAGCCTGTACATAGCTCATACCTGCCATCTCTTTTGTCGGTGCAACACCCGAGCAGAGAAGCATAAATGCAGTTGCGGTACAGATGACGATCGTATCGATATAAACGGAAAGCATCTGAACAAGGCCCTGTTTTACAGGATGGGAAACTCCGGCAGATGCCGCAGCGTTAGGCGCGGAACCAACACCGGCCTCGTTGGAGAATAAACCTCTCTTGATACCCTGCATAATAGCAGAACCGGCAAAGCCTCCGAAAATCGCCCTGAAATCAAAAGCGCCTTTTACGATGCTAGCAATCATTCCCGGAACCATGTTGATATGGGTAATAACAATAAACAGTGAAACTGCGATATAGAATAATCCCATCACCGGTACGAGCACGCCCGTTACCTTAGAGATCTGTTTTCCGCCGCCGAAAATACAGAATAAGAAAGCAAGCGCCAGAACACCGCCCACAATCTTAGGTGTCAGTGACGGATCATAAAAGCTGTATGCTTTAAATGTATCTGCGATGTTGAATGCGGCTACCATGTTGAAACCGCCCATGTAAGTTACGATTAAAACAACGGCAAACAAAATGCCGATCCAGCGTTTTTTCAGAACTGCCTGAATATAGTATGCAGGTCCGCCGTAAGAACTTCCGTCATCTGCCCTTTTCTTATAAATCTGGGCCAGGGTACTCTCCACAAATGCGGAGGCGCTGCCCAAAAGTGCGGTCAGCCACATCCAAAACATGGCTCCCGGGCCGCCGATACAGAGGGCGGTGGAAATACCCGCGATATTGCCGGTACCGACACGAGATGCGGTGGAAACCATCAGAGCCTGGAAGGATGAGATCGATTTATCATCATCTTTTGGCTCCATTACGACACGGATGGCCTCCTTCAAATAGCGGAACTGGATAAATTTCGTTTTCACGGTAAAATAAATTCCTGCTCCGAGCAGCAGTACAATCAATATGTAGCTGTAAAGCCAGTTGCTGAGTAAACCAATAATTTTTGCGTACAATATATACACCTTCCCTTTCCTTTTTTCGCCCCATCATTACCGCTTTCCGCCAGAAACCCATTTCCCCGGAAAAGGTTATTCTGAAGCGTTCCCTACAGAGTGTCCTCGGCAAACATATGCAGCCGCAATTTCTCCGACAAATATTTTAACATATATCTGCCTGCAATGCTATTCCCTTTTTGATCCAGAGCGGGGCCGTAGATTCCGATGCCCATCTTCTTTTCAACCACTGAAAGGATTCCCCCTCCGACTCCACTCTTGGATGGAATTCCGACCTGCACGGCGAACTCCCCCGAACCGTCGTACATTCCACAGGTCAGCATAATTGTCTTTACCACTCTCACTACATCTGCATCCAGCAGTCTTTCTCCCGTCTCCGGATGGATTCCGCCTCCGGCCAGGACCATTCCCAGTCCCGCCAGGCTTTCCGCCGTCACACTCAGGGAGCACATTTTCACATAGAGATCCAGGCTCTTTTCCACATCGCTGTCTATAATCCCCTTGCTTTCCAGCAGATAAGCGATGGCCCTGTTTCTCGCACTGTGCGTCATCTCCGAACGGCAGACTTTCTCATCCAGGACAATTCCCGGATCCAGACAGAGCTTTCTGGCAAACTGAAGCATTTCTTCAAAGCTGACCACCGGCATCAAATAGCTGGCCACAGCAATCGCGCCTGAATTAATCATCGGATTATATGGATAATTGCTGGAAAGATCCAGCTTCACCAGGGAATTAAATGCGTCGCCGGAGGGCTCCATGCCCACTTTGGCGAACACCTTATCAAATCCGCAGACTTCCAGCGCCGCCGCCAGGGATATCACCTTTGATATACTCTGGATGGTAAAACGGATATCTGTGTCTCCTGCTTTGAATACTTCCCCTCCGGCAGTATAGATGCAGATTCCCAGATGATTTTTGTCTACATTGCCAAGCTCCGGTATGTAAGATGCCGTCTCTCCGTGGACAATTTCCTTCCTGCCTTCCTCCAATGCCTTTTCAAGCATTTCCTGAACCATTTCTTCTCCTCCTTTCCGCCCGATACCGGCCTGTTGATATAATAATTATAACTCTTATTAACAAATTTGTATAATGCTAAATGAATATAACATTATAGCAAAAAGGTTGAACGGGAGTGGGGGTGAAAAATGAGGACGCCGATGTAAGGATGGCGGGCAACGTTCCTACAGGGGCTGATAGAAGCGCATATTTTCAATAAGAGCAGAATACTCTGCCGCTTGTCACATAAGCACGAATTATACTCCGTATTACTCACCTCAATATATCTAATTTGTAAGAAATACTCCCTTTCTTTTTGTGTATTATTAAACAAAAACTCCTCAGAAGACCGCCTGTTTCTTCAGGATCATTTCTCAACCTGCTGTTTCCCGGTGGCCCGTTGTGTTTCCTGTTATGCCTATAATCAACACTTATACTTTCTATAAATTGCACAGATTGGACTATTTTCTTTAATGTTTATACACTTAATGGAGTAACCCCCAATAAATCAAGGTTATTTATTGAAAGCGGAGGTGATGCCGAACAGTTTAGTAACTGTAATTTTACTATTTTGCATATGGGCAAAAACAACTATCAAATGTATCAGGAGGAAAAATTTATGAACACAACGAGTTACAATGTTATCAGCGACCCGCTGCTGCAAAGCGTGGTACAGGACGGCATGCGAATAGACTGGGATGTTCCCGTTGTAATGCCGGACGGTGTTACTCTGCGTGCTGATGTATTCCGGCCAAATGACGGCGGCAGATATCCTGCCCTGCTGACTTATGGTCCTTATGGAAAAAATCTGCATATGAAGGATGGTTTTGAAGCAAGCTGGAACATCTTAAAGCAGAACTATCCTGAAATTTTCGAGGGAACTACAGGTAAGTATATGTGCTGGGAAACAGCCGATCCAGAAAAATGGGTGCCGGACGGCTACGCCATTGTCCGTATTGATTCACGGGGCGCCGGACGCTCAGAAGGATATCTGGCCTGTGCCAGCCCCCAGGAAATCCAGGATTTTTATGACTGTATCGAATTTTTTGCAGAACAGCCCTGGTGCAATGGAAATATCGGCTTGGCCGGCATTTCCTATTTCGCTGTCAATCAGTGGCAGGTTGCCAGCCTGAATCCCCCTCATTTAAAGGCAATCTGCCCCTTTGAAGGCAACACGGATGCCTTCCGTGATAATCTGCGCCATGGCGGAATTTTCAGCGACTTCCGCGCGATGTGGTACCCCGGTCAGGTACTGAGGCAGCAGCACGGACTTGGCGTGAAAGGTCCGGTCAGCTCCATGAACGGTGTGCTAGTCAATGGTCCGGAGACTCTGTCCGAAGAGGAACTGCTGCAAAACCGGGCCGATCCTTCCCTGGACCCCCGGAGTATCGAAGTATTAAACCCGCAGTTCGAACAAAAGCTGACTGCCCTGGAGAAAATCACGGTTCCGGTTCTCTCCTGCGGCAACTGGGGAGGAAACGGCCTGCATCTGCGCGGTAATGTAGAGGGATACAACCGTGTCTCCTCCAAACAAAAGTGGCTGGAGCTTCACGGACGTGAGCATTTTACAGAGTTCTATACAGACTACGGAGTTTGCCTGCAGAAAAGATTCTTTAACTATTTCCTGAAAGGCGAGGGAAACTGGCCAGATGAACAGTCTCCAGTCTATCTGCGTATCAAGCATGTGGATGGCTCCTTTACCGACCGTGCTGAGCAAGAATTCCCTCTGGCACGTACAAATTGGACCAAATTCTATCTGGATACGGTAAACGGCTCCTTTGAGACCTCTCTTCAGACAGAAGGCAGCGCTGCTTATAAAGCCGATTCATCCAGTTTATCCTTCTTCACGGCCCCACTCAGGAAAGACGTGGAAATTACCGGGCCGGCTGCTGCTAAGCTCTTTATATCCTCGACTACCCAGGATGCCGATATTTTTATGATATTCCGAGTATTAGATCCGGAGGGCAACGACGTTACCACCATCTCCGCTTCTGACCAGGAAGGTAATCTTGGCACCGGATGGCTGCGCGCCTCTCACCGTAAGCTGGATACTGAAAAGAGTAAATTCTACAGGCCATGGCATACACATCATGAAAAGGAGATGCTGACACCCAATGAGGTCTATGAACTGGATGTGGAAATTTGGCCGCTGTGCATGACGGTGCCGGCCGGATACCGTTTTGGTTTTACAATCAGCGGCAGAGATTTTTCCCTTCCCATCGCAGCCGATCATACCAGTAATGGCGACTGGAACGTGGACGTGAAGGTTGACAAGGCCAGGGGCCATTCCATCTACACGCACAGCATCGAATATGCTCAGTACGATCCGGACGGGCTCTATTCTGGCAATACTACTGTCTATTCCGATCAGGAGCATGCGTCCTATGTGCTGCTTCCGGTCATTGACTGAACGGAGGATAATGCATGAATAAAAAAATACATTATGGATGGTTTATCGTCGCAGCGTGTTTTCTGATTAATTTTTGCATAATCGGAATCACTTCCCTTGGCGTTTCCGTATTTTTGCCCGCTCTTCGGACAAAGCTCGGATTGACCGGCGCACAAAGTTCATTCGTTCTTTCCATTCAGGGAATCACCACCATCGTGACTCTGAAAATCGCCGGTTCCTTTTATAAAAAATACAGCCCCCGTGTTGTCTGTTTTGTATTCGGTATTTTTGCCGTACTCGGTTTTCTGGTTATGGCCCATTCCCAGTCAATAGGAATGCTGTATGCAGGCGCTGCTCTCACCGGTTTAACTCTTGGAGGAGGCGGCCATATTCCAACCACTTCCCTGGTTAACCGCTGGTTTTCCCAGAAGCGCGGAACTGCCATAGGCATATATTCCGTAGGAGCCAGTATGTCGGGAATCCTGTTTATACCGATTATCTCCTGGGTTATCCAGAGCCGTTCACTGATGACGGCCTTCTATGTGACAGCCATTCTGATTCTGGCCTGCCAGTGCACCGCCTTCCTGATTATCCGCGACTCACCTGCCGATAAAGGACTTAAGCCATTTGGCTACGGAGATGCGCCGGCAGCGGCAAATAAGGCACCGGCCGCTGCTTCGGCAAGCGGCATCACTTATCGTGAGGCTCACAGAATGCCGCGGTATTATCTCCTGGCATTTGTCATATTTGCAATTGGCTTTACCGTGAAACCGGCGCTCAGCCACCGAATGATATATGCCGTCAGTATCGGTTTTGATCAGCTTGCGGTGTCGGCCGCTATCTCAGTTGCCAGTATGGTCAGCTTTGTTACAACGCCAATCTACGGTATGCTGAAAGATAGATTCGGTACTTACACCTCCAACTGGTACATTTTCACTATGTGGACCCTGGCGCTTCTAAGCTTTAACCTGATTACTGATAGCCCGTCTATGATTTACGCCGTCTGTGTAATCTGTACGTTCGGCTCAGTTATAGGAAGCATGAGCTCCCCGTTTTGGGTTACCGACTTATTCGGAACGCGTGACTACGGACAGATTTATTCCGATATGCTGATCTTTTCTAACATCGGTATTATTGTCGGCTCCTATGCCTTCGGCGCAATCGCCGACTTGACAGGAACGTATTTGTCCGGCTATCAAATCTGTGCGGTGCTTGTCGTGATATGTCTTATTATTACTCAATCTTTATACAGAAGCCAGAGCAGAAAAGCCGTTATGCCAGAAACTGCCACTGCCAAATAAAAGGTTCCCGTAAAATAAATGTGCTGCCAAACCGGTAAAATGGCTGGCAGCATCTTTATTTTAATGTATATTGATATTTTTTGTCCGCACAGATGAGGATGCTTTTCTCCCGTAATCGCCGCCTGTCGTTATCTTCAAAAGTGCCACCAGACGCTCCATGTAAGGTTCCAGGCGTTTGGCTTCACTTTTCTTCCACGCTACAATAAATGGATAAGACAACCCTCCCAGCGGAATCAGTCTTAAAGCGGGATCGTCAATTCTCCCGGTCAGTGTAAAAGTTATGCTGTCGTTCATCATCAGATATTTCCGCAGTGTGAAATAATCAACCTTACGGAATTGAAAGGGCAGATCAATTCCGTTTGTCCTGAGATGTTTCTGTATATCCCTTGTAAGCATGGTCTTTTTCAGAGATTCCGGCCAGTAACAGGTTAATCCGTTTAAGTCCGGCCATTTAACAGTATCGAGGCCGGCCAGCGGACCGTCTTTATTGACAAGACCGCTAAGCGGCAGATAGTACAGCTTTCTGTAGTTGATATTCTTATTCAGATAAAACTTTTCCGTATCGACAATATTGATTATATCAAGTTCTCCGTTCAGCAGCTTTTCCTTGATCAGAAGACGGTTGTCAATCTCCACCTCTATGCGGACATCGGGAAATGACATTCGCAGCATTTCCATCGTCTTTTTTATCTGGAGCGATTCATGACCGTCACTGAAGCCAATCCTGATTGGTTTCTCCGACACTTCTTTATAATTTTCCTTCAGTTCATGGATAGACTGGTCAATCTGACCCAGGAAGAGTTTCGCGTCTTCAAGAAATTTAATTCCCGCATCTGTAAGCAGCAGCTTCCCCTTATTGCGGCTGAATAATTTTACCCCGATTTCCTTCTCCAGTTGTGCAATTTTCTGGCTCAACAGCGGCTGCGAAACATTCAGAATTTCCGCTGCCCTCACCATCGTCTGAGACTCCACTACCAGTATGAAGCACTGAAAATGCTGTAAGGTTAACGTCAAATAGCTCGGATTTTCCAAATAAACACCCCAATTCTTTCGTAAACAGATTTTGCGTACATACCTATTCTTCTTAGATACTTTAACTATAACATATCTGTAATCACCGACCAAGTAAAATCTTCTGTATTTACTGAAGCAGGACGGAACAAAACTCATCCATGCTCAATTTGCTGAAATAATCCCTGATATTGCTCCCTCTCAGCCTGTCCCGAACTTCATCCTCCCTCAGCCTGGCTCCCTCCAGAAGAGCCGACAGGTTTACAGAATCCCCATTTCCAAAATAATCTCCGTAGAACTCAATTCTCTGGATGATGCCTCCGCTTACATCCATGTAAACTTCGATTTGTCCAACCCCCTCCACTCTCCGTCTTTTTTGAATCCCACAGTCGGGCGACCTGCCAAAGTTCCAGTCCCACCGGTCATAGACCTCCCTCTTAAGC is part of the [Clostridium] symbiosum genome and encodes:
- the glsA gene encoding glutaminase A, with amino-acid sequence MVQEMLEKALEEGRKEIVHGETASYIPELGNVDKNHLGICIYTAGGEVFKAGDTDIRFTIQSISKVISLAAALEVCGFDKVFAKVGMEPSGDAFNSLVKLDLSSNYPYNPMINSGAIAVASYLMPVVSFEEMLQFARKLCLDPGIVLDEKVCRSEMTHSARNRAIAYLLESKGIIDSDVEKSLDLYVKMCSLSVTAESLAGLGMVLAGGGIHPETGERLLDADVVRVVKTIMLTCGMYDGSGEFAVQVGIPSKSGVGGGILSVVEKKMGIGIYGPALDQKGNSIAGRYMLKYLSEKLRLHMFAEDTL
- a CDS encoding CocE/NonD family hydrolase; translated protein: MNTTSYNVISDPLLQSVVQDGMRIDWDVPVVMPDGVTLRADVFRPNDGGRYPALLTYGPYGKNLHMKDGFEASWNILKQNYPEIFEGTTGKYMCWETADPEKWVPDGYAIVRIDSRGAGRSEGYLACASPQEIQDFYDCIEFFAEQPWCNGNIGLAGISYFAVNQWQVASLNPPHLKAICPFEGNTDAFRDNLRHGGIFSDFRAMWYPGQVLRQQHGLGVKGPVSSMNGVLVNGPETLSEEELLQNRADPSLDPRSIEVLNPQFEQKLTALEKITVPVLSCGNWGGNGLHLRGNVEGYNRVSSKQKWLELHGREHFTEFYTDYGVCLQKRFFNYFLKGEGNWPDEQSPVYLRIKHVDGSFTDRAEQEFPLARTNWTKFYLDTVNGSFETSLQTEGSAAYKADSSSLSFFTAPLRKDVEITGPAAAKLFISSTTQDADIFMIFRVLDPEGNDVTTISASDQEGNLGTGWLRASHRKLDTEKSKFYRPWHTHHEKEMLTPNEVYELDVEIWPLCMTVPAGYRFGFTISGRDFSLPIAADHTSNGDWNVDVKVDKARGHSIYTHSIEYAQYDPDGLYSGNTTVYSDQEHASYVLLPVID
- a CDS encoding LysR family transcriptional regulator; translation: MSFVPSCFSKYRRFYLVGDYRYVIVKVSKKNRYVRKICLRKNWGVYLENPSYLTLTLQHFQCFILVVESQTMVRAAEILNVSQPLLSQKIAQLEKEIGVKLFSRNKGKLLLTDAGIKFLEDAKLFLGQIDQSIHELKENYKEVSEKPIRIGFSDGHESLQIKKTMEMLRMSFPDVRIEVEIDNRLLIKEKLLNGELDIINIVDTEKFYLNKNINYRKLYYLPLSGLVNKDGPLAGLDTVKWPDLNGLTCYWPESLKKTMLTRDIQKHLRTNGIDLPFQFRKVDYFTLRKYLMMNDSITFTLTGRIDDPALRLIPLGGLSYPFIVAWKKSEAKRLEPYMERLVALLKITTGGDYGRKASSSVRTKNINIH
- a CDS encoding MFS transporter, whose protein sequence is MNKKIHYGWFIVAACFLINFCIIGITSLGVSVFLPALRTKLGLTGAQSSFVLSIQGITTIVTLKIAGSFYKKYSPRVVCFVFGIFAVLGFLVMAHSQSIGMLYAGAALTGLTLGGGGHIPTTSLVNRWFSQKRGTAIGIYSVGASMSGILFIPIISWVIQSRSLMTAFYVTAILILACQCTAFLIIRDSPADKGLKPFGYGDAPAAANKAPAAASASGITYREAHRMPRYYLLAFVIFAIGFTVKPALSHRMIYAVSIGFDQLAVSAAISVASMVSFVTTPIYGMLKDRFGTYTSNWYIFTMWTLALLSFNLITDSPSMIYAVCVICTFGSVIGSMSSPFWVTDLFGTRDYGQIYSDMLIFSNIGIIVGSYAFGAIADLTGTYLSGYQICAVLVVICLIITQSLYRSQSRKAVMPETATAK